A stretch of Oncorhynchus mykiss isolate Arlee chromosome 26, USDA_OmykA_1.1, whole genome shotgun sequence DNA encodes these proteins:
- the LOC110506413 gene encoding protein CBFA2T3 isoform X4, which yields MQSMAAEVHLERQRRSDLRRASTSASTSANFTAPPRVPTVMLTSHRGMLCRRNPHRLESGNPNLATRSHRTANQDRHPGRPERRAAQPCSTGPGRVPVYICPWLGAGTLQSYWQEPPAQYTSIDAGTGSTEQKVGTMPDSPADVKTQPRLTPPTMPPPPPAVSQAPNRNASFTPTTSRSMLNGSSHSSHSPTSLNGAPSTPNGFSNGPAMSSTASLSNQQLPPACGARQLCKLKRFLTTLQQFGNDISPEIGERVRSLVLGLVNSTLTIEEFHSKLQEATNFPLRPFVIPFLKANLPLLQRELLHCARMAKQTPAQYLAQHEQLLLDANASSPLDSSEIMMEINEHGKRRTPDRTKDSERDVHHPEHLAKRPCTISPSQRFSPSTGLPAHPPPNGLPTHPPNGLSHPNPPAPQHYRLEDMALAHHYRDAYRHTAEHREARDRHRQTAVHGARQEEVIDHRLTDREWAEEWKHLDNLLNCIMDMVEKTRRSLTVLRRCQEADREEMNHWIRRYSDVEDMKKGGSNGQPRPPPPPVPLPPHNSSSNTPNNVETQQPIEIHRDFLHRPASGYLPEEIWRKVGATSIPLSPALKQLQNKQEEAVNEVKRQAMSELQKAVSDAERKAHEMISAERSKMERALAEARKQASEDALTVINQQEDSSESLQSCWNCGRKASETCSGCNTARYCGSFCQHKDWEKHHHVCGQGLQGLPGGSSVPLGTPSSSAPPTHSESTPPGPLSLPGQTSGGGGGSLSGSPKEASSSSASRSTTPATPALLDATSR from the exons acagacacccaggcagaccagagaggagagcagcCCAGCCGTGCAGCACAGGGCCAGGCAGGGTACCTGTCTACATTTGTCCATGGCTGGGAGCGGGGACATTGCAGTCCTACTGGCAGGAGCCACCAGCTCAATATACCAGTATTGATGCAGGGactg gtAGCACAGAACAGAAGGTTGGAACGATGCCCGATTCACCTGCTGATGTCAAAACCCAGCCCAGGTTGACTCCGCCCACAATGCCACCTCCACCCCCGGCCGTCAGCCAGGCACCCAATCGCAACGCTTCATTCACACCCACCACCAGTAGGTCAA tgctGAACGGGAGCAGTCACTCGAGTCACTCGCCCACTTCGCTCAACGGGGCGCCCTCTACACCCAACGGCTTCAGCAACGGCCCCGCCATGTCGTCCACCGCCTCCCTGTCCAATCAGCAGCTGCCGCCGGCCTGTGGCGCCCGCCAGCTCTGCAAGCTCAAGCGCTTCCTCACCACGCTGCAGCAGTTCGGCAACGACATCTCGCCCGAGATCGGAGAGCGAGTCCGCAGTCTGGTGCTGGGCCTGGTG AATTCCACCCTGACCATAGAAGAGTTCCACTCCAAACTCCAGGAGGCTACCAACTTCCCGCTGCGTCCCTTTGTCATTCCATTCCTCAAG gcaAACCTGCCCCTGCTTCAGAGGGAGCTCCTCCACTGTGCACGGATGGCCAAGCAGACACCCGCCCAGTATCTGGCCCAGCATGAGCAGCTGCTGCTGGACGCCAACGCCAGCTCGCCCCTGGACTCCTCTGAGATCATGATGGAGATCAACGAGCATGGCAAGAGGAGGACCCCCGACAG GACCAAAGACTCAGAGAGAGACGTGCACCACCCGGAGCACCTGGCCAAGCGACCCTGCACCATCAGCCCCAGCCAGCGCTTCAGTCCCAGCACTGGCCTGCCAGCCCACCCACCCCCCAACGGCCTGCCCACGCACCCCCCCAACGGCCTGTCTCACCCCAACCCCCCTGCCCCCCAACACTACCGGCTGGAGGACATGGCTCTGGCCCACCACTACCGCGACGCCTACCGCCACACAGCAGAGCACCGCGAGGCTCGGGACAGGCACCGgcagacag cCGTGCATGGAGCACGTCAGGAGGAAGTGATCGATCACCGCCTGACAGATCGGGAGTGGGCCGAGGAGTGGAAGCACCTCGATAAT CTGCTCAACTGCATCATGGACATGGTGGAGAAGACACGGCGGTCTCTCACGGTGCTGCGGCGTTGCCAGGAGGCCGACCGCGAGGAGATGAACCACTGGATCCGACGCTACAGCGACGTGGAAGATATGAAAAAAGGTGGGAGCAACGGCCAGCcacgccctcctcctcctcctgtacctCTACCTCCTCACAACTCCTCCTCCAACACTCCTAACAACGTCGAGACACAGCAGCCCATAG AGATTCATAGGGACTTCCTGCACAGACCTGCGTCTGGCTACCTACCTGAGGAGATCTGGAGGAAGGTTG GTGCTACAAGTATCCCACTCTCCCCAGCACTGAAGCAACTCCAAAACAAGCAGG aggaGGCAGTGAACGAGGTGAAGAGGCAGGCGATGTCGGAGCTACAGAAGGCTGTGTCAGACGCTGAGAGGAAGGCCCATGAGATGATCTCCGCTGAGAGGTCCAAGATGGAGAGAGCGCTGGCCGAGGCCAGGAAACAGGCCTCTGAGGATGCACTGACCGTCATCAACCAGCAGGAGGACTCCAGCGAA TCTCTCCAGAGCTGCTGGAACTGTGGACGCAAGGCCAGTGAGACGTGCAGTGGCTGCAACACGGCACGCTACTGCGGCTCCTTCTGCCAGCACAAAGACTGGGAGAAGCACCACCACGTCTGTGGCCAGGGTCTACAGGGCCTCCCCGGGGGCAGCAGTGTTCCTCTGGGCACCCCGTCCTCCAGCGCACCCCCTACACACTCAGAGAGCACCCCCCCTGGTCCACTCTCCCTGCCCGGCCAGACCAGCGGTGGTGGGGGAGGCAGTCTCTCCGGGAGTCCTAAGGAGGCTAGCTCCAGCAGTGCCTCACGCTCCACCACCCCAGCGACCCCTGCACTGCTGGACGCCACCTCTCGCTGA
- the LOC110506413 gene encoding protein CBFA2T3 isoform X9, which produces MQSMAAEVHLERQRRSDLRRASTSASTSANFTAPPRVPTVMLTSHRGMLCRRNPHRLESGNPNLATRSHRTANQDRHPGRPERRAAQPCSTGPGRVPVYICPWLGAGTLQSYWQEPPAQYTSIDAGTGSTEQKVGTMPDSPADVKTQPRLTPPTMPPPPPAVSQAPNRNASFTPTTMLNGSSHSSHSPTSLNGAPSTPNGFSNGPAMSSTASLSNQQLPPACGARQLCKLKRFLTTLQQFGNDISPEIGERVRSLVLGLVNSTLTIEEFHSKLQEATNFPLRPFVIPFLKANLPLLQRELLHCARMAKQTPAQYLAQHEQLLLDANASSPLDSSEIMMEINEHGKRRTPDRTKDSERDVHHPEHLAKRPCTISPSQRFSPSTGLPAHPPPNGLPTHPPNGLSHPNPPAPQHYRLEDMALAHHYRDAYRHTAEHREARDRHRQTAVHGARQEEVIDHRLTDREWAEEWKHLDNLLNCIMDMVEKTRRSLTVLRRCQEADREEMNHWIRRYSDVEDMKKGGSNGQPRPPPPPVPLPPHNSSSNTPNNVETQQPIEIHRDFLHRPASGYLPEEIWRKVGATSIPLSPALKQLQNKQEEAVNEVKRQAMSELQKAVSDAERKAHEMISAERSKMERALAEARKQASEDALTVINQQEDSSESCWNCGRKASETCSGCNTARYCGSFCQHKDWEKHHHVCGQGLQGLPGGSSVPLGTPSSSAPPTHSESTPPGPLSLPGQTSGGGGGSLSGSPKEASSSSASRSTTPATPALLDATSR; this is translated from the exons acagacacccaggcagaccagagaggagagcagcCCAGCCGTGCAGCACAGGGCCAGGCAGGGTACCTGTCTACATTTGTCCATGGCTGGGAGCGGGGACATTGCAGTCCTACTGGCAGGAGCCACCAGCTCAATATACCAGTATTGATGCAGGGactg gtAGCACAGAACAGAAGGTTGGAACGATGCCCGATTCACCTGCTGATGTCAAAACCCAGCCCAGGTTGACTCCGCCCACAATGCCACCTCCACCCCCGGCCGTCAGCCAGGCACCCAATCGCAACGCTTCATTCACACCCACCACCA tgctGAACGGGAGCAGTCACTCGAGTCACTCGCCCACTTCGCTCAACGGGGCGCCCTCTACACCCAACGGCTTCAGCAACGGCCCCGCCATGTCGTCCACCGCCTCCCTGTCCAATCAGCAGCTGCCGCCGGCCTGTGGCGCCCGCCAGCTCTGCAAGCTCAAGCGCTTCCTCACCACGCTGCAGCAGTTCGGCAACGACATCTCGCCCGAGATCGGAGAGCGAGTCCGCAGTCTGGTGCTGGGCCTGGTG AATTCCACCCTGACCATAGAAGAGTTCCACTCCAAACTCCAGGAGGCTACCAACTTCCCGCTGCGTCCCTTTGTCATTCCATTCCTCAAG gcaAACCTGCCCCTGCTTCAGAGGGAGCTCCTCCACTGTGCACGGATGGCCAAGCAGACACCCGCCCAGTATCTGGCCCAGCATGAGCAGCTGCTGCTGGACGCCAACGCCAGCTCGCCCCTGGACTCCTCTGAGATCATGATGGAGATCAACGAGCATGGCAAGAGGAGGACCCCCGACAG GACCAAAGACTCAGAGAGAGACGTGCACCACCCGGAGCACCTGGCCAAGCGACCCTGCACCATCAGCCCCAGCCAGCGCTTCAGTCCCAGCACTGGCCTGCCAGCCCACCCACCCCCCAACGGCCTGCCCACGCACCCCCCCAACGGCCTGTCTCACCCCAACCCCCCTGCCCCCCAACACTACCGGCTGGAGGACATGGCTCTGGCCCACCACTACCGCGACGCCTACCGCCACACAGCAGAGCACCGCGAGGCTCGGGACAGGCACCGgcagacag cCGTGCATGGAGCACGTCAGGAGGAAGTGATCGATCACCGCCTGACAGATCGGGAGTGGGCCGAGGAGTGGAAGCACCTCGATAAT CTGCTCAACTGCATCATGGACATGGTGGAGAAGACACGGCGGTCTCTCACGGTGCTGCGGCGTTGCCAGGAGGCCGACCGCGAGGAGATGAACCACTGGATCCGACGCTACAGCGACGTGGAAGATATGAAAAAAGGTGGGAGCAACGGCCAGCcacgccctcctcctcctcctgtacctCTACCTCCTCACAACTCCTCCTCCAACACTCCTAACAACGTCGAGACACAGCAGCCCATAG AGATTCATAGGGACTTCCTGCACAGACCTGCGTCTGGCTACCTACCTGAGGAGATCTGGAGGAAGGTTG GTGCTACAAGTATCCCACTCTCCCCAGCACTGAAGCAACTCCAAAACAAGCAGG aggaGGCAGTGAACGAGGTGAAGAGGCAGGCGATGTCGGAGCTACAGAAGGCTGTGTCAGACGCTGAGAGGAAGGCCCATGAGATGATCTCCGCTGAGAGGTCCAAGATGGAGAGAGCGCTGGCCGAGGCCAGGAAACAGGCCTCTGAGGATGCACTGACCGTCATCAACCAGCAGGAGGACTCCAGCGAA AGCTGCTGGAACTGTGGACGCAAGGCCAGTGAGACGTGCAGTGGCTGCAACACGGCACGCTACTGCGGCTCCTTCTGCCAGCACAAAGACTGGGAGAAGCACCACCACGTCTGTGGCCAGGGTCTACAGGGCCTCCCCGGGGGCAGCAGTGTTCCTCTGGGCACCCCGTCCTCCAGCGCACCCCCTACACACTCAGAGAGCACCCCCCCTGGTCCACTCTCCCTGCCCGGCCAGACCAGCGGTGGTGGGGGAGGCAGTCTCTCCGGGAGTCCTAAGGAGGCTAGCTCCAGCAGTGCCTCACGCTCCACCACCCCAGCGACCCCTGCACTGCTGGACGCCACCTCTCGCTGA
- the LOC110506413 gene encoding protein CBFA2T3 isoform X2 — protein MQSMAAEVHLERQRRSDLRRASTSASTSANFTAPPRVPTVMLTSHRGMLCRRNPHRLESGNPNLATRSHRTANQDRHPGRPERRAAQPCSTGPGRVPVYICPWLGAGTLQSYWQEPPAQYTSIDAGTGSTEQKVGTMPDSPADVKTQPRLTPPTMPPPPPAVSQAPNRNASFTPTTSRSMLNGSSHSSHSPTSLNGAPSTPNGFSNGPAMSSTASLSNQQLPPACGARQLCKLKRFLTTLQQFGNDISPEIGERVRSLVLGLVNSTLTIEEFHSKLQEATNFPLRPFVIPFLKANLPLLQRELLHCARMAKQTPAQYLAQHEQLLLDANASSPLDSSEIMMEINEHGKRRTPDRTKDSERDVHHPEHLAKRPCTISPSQRFSPSTGLPAHPPPNGLPTHPPNGLSHPNPPAPQHYRLEDMALAHHYRDAYRHTAEHREARDRHRQTAVHGARQEEVIDHRLTDREWAEEWKHLDNVRVAGLLNCIMDMVEKTRRSLTVLRRCQEADREEMNHWIRRYSDVEDMKKGGSNGQPRPPPPPVPLPPHNSSSNTPNNVETQQPIEIHRDFLHRPASGYLPEEIWRKVGATSIPLSPALKQLQNKQEEAVNEVKRQAMSELQKAVSDAERKAHEMISAERSKMERALAEARKQASEDALTVINQQEDSSESCWNCGRKASETCSGCNTARYCGSFCQHKDWEKHHHVCGQGLQGLPGGSSVPLGTPSSSAPPTHSESTPPGPLSLPGQTSGGGGGSLSGSPKEASSSSASRSTTPATPALLDATSR, from the exons acagacacccaggcagaccagagaggagagcagcCCAGCCGTGCAGCACAGGGCCAGGCAGGGTACCTGTCTACATTTGTCCATGGCTGGGAGCGGGGACATTGCAGTCCTACTGGCAGGAGCCACCAGCTCAATATACCAGTATTGATGCAGGGactg gtAGCACAGAACAGAAGGTTGGAACGATGCCCGATTCACCTGCTGATGTCAAAACCCAGCCCAGGTTGACTCCGCCCACAATGCCACCTCCACCCCCGGCCGTCAGCCAGGCACCCAATCGCAACGCTTCATTCACACCCACCACCAGTAGGTCAA tgctGAACGGGAGCAGTCACTCGAGTCACTCGCCCACTTCGCTCAACGGGGCGCCCTCTACACCCAACGGCTTCAGCAACGGCCCCGCCATGTCGTCCACCGCCTCCCTGTCCAATCAGCAGCTGCCGCCGGCCTGTGGCGCCCGCCAGCTCTGCAAGCTCAAGCGCTTCCTCACCACGCTGCAGCAGTTCGGCAACGACATCTCGCCCGAGATCGGAGAGCGAGTCCGCAGTCTGGTGCTGGGCCTGGTG AATTCCACCCTGACCATAGAAGAGTTCCACTCCAAACTCCAGGAGGCTACCAACTTCCCGCTGCGTCCCTTTGTCATTCCATTCCTCAAG gcaAACCTGCCCCTGCTTCAGAGGGAGCTCCTCCACTGTGCACGGATGGCCAAGCAGACACCCGCCCAGTATCTGGCCCAGCATGAGCAGCTGCTGCTGGACGCCAACGCCAGCTCGCCCCTGGACTCCTCTGAGATCATGATGGAGATCAACGAGCATGGCAAGAGGAGGACCCCCGACAG GACCAAAGACTCAGAGAGAGACGTGCACCACCCGGAGCACCTGGCCAAGCGACCCTGCACCATCAGCCCCAGCCAGCGCTTCAGTCCCAGCACTGGCCTGCCAGCCCACCCACCCCCCAACGGCCTGCCCACGCACCCCCCCAACGGCCTGTCTCACCCCAACCCCCCTGCCCCCCAACACTACCGGCTGGAGGACATGGCTCTGGCCCACCACTACCGCGACGCCTACCGCCACACAGCAGAGCACCGCGAGGCTCGGGACAGGCACCGgcagacag cCGTGCATGGAGCACGTCAGGAGGAAGTGATCGATCACCGCCTGACAGATCGGGAGTGGGCCGAGGAGTGGAAGCACCTCGATAATGTACGTGTTGCTGGG CTGCTCAACTGCATCATGGACATGGTGGAGAAGACACGGCGGTCTCTCACGGTGCTGCGGCGTTGCCAGGAGGCCGACCGCGAGGAGATGAACCACTGGATCCGACGCTACAGCGACGTGGAAGATATGAAAAAAGGTGGGAGCAACGGCCAGCcacgccctcctcctcctcctgtacctCTACCTCCTCACAACTCCTCCTCCAACACTCCTAACAACGTCGAGACACAGCAGCCCATAG AGATTCATAGGGACTTCCTGCACAGACCTGCGTCTGGCTACCTACCTGAGGAGATCTGGAGGAAGGTTG GTGCTACAAGTATCCCACTCTCCCCAGCACTGAAGCAACTCCAAAACAAGCAGG aggaGGCAGTGAACGAGGTGAAGAGGCAGGCGATGTCGGAGCTACAGAAGGCTGTGTCAGACGCTGAGAGGAAGGCCCATGAGATGATCTCCGCTGAGAGGTCCAAGATGGAGAGAGCGCTGGCCGAGGCCAGGAAACAGGCCTCTGAGGATGCACTGACCGTCATCAACCAGCAGGAGGACTCCAGCGAA AGCTGCTGGAACTGTGGACGCAAGGCCAGTGAGACGTGCAGTGGCTGCAACACGGCACGCTACTGCGGCTCCTTCTGCCAGCACAAAGACTGGGAGAAGCACCACCACGTCTGTGGCCAGGGTCTACAGGGCCTCCCCGGGGGCAGCAGTGTTCCTCTGGGCACCCCGTCCTCCAGCGCACCCCCTACACACTCAGAGAGCACCCCCCCTGGTCCACTCTCCCTGCCCGGCCAGACCAGCGGTGGTGGGGGAGGCAGTCTCTCCGGGAGTCCTAAGGAGGCTAGCTCCAGCAGTGCCTCACGCTCCACCACCCCAGCGACCCCTGCACTGCTGGACGCCACCTCTCGCTGA
- the LOC110506413 gene encoding protein CBFA2T3 isoform X1 — translation MQSMAAEVHLERQRRSDLRRASTSASTSANFTAPPRVPTVMLTSHRGMLCRRNPHRLESGNPNLATRSHRTANQDRHPGRPERRAAQPCSTGPGRVPVYICPWLGAGTLQSYWQEPPAQYTSIDAGTGSTEQKVGTMPDSPADVKTQPRLTPPTMPPPPPAVSQAPNRNASFTPTTSRSMLNGSSHSSHSPTSLNGAPSTPNGFSNGPAMSSTASLSNQQLPPACGARQLCKLKRFLTTLQQFGNDISPEIGERVRSLVLGLVNSTLTIEEFHSKLQEATNFPLRPFVIPFLKANLPLLQRELLHCARMAKQTPAQYLAQHEQLLLDANASSPLDSSEIMMEINEHGKRRTPDRTKDSERDVHHPEHLAKRPCTISPSQRFSPSTGLPAHPPPNGLPTHPPNGLSHPNPPAPQHYRLEDMALAHHYRDAYRHTAEHREARDRHRQTAVHGARQEEVIDHRLTDREWAEEWKHLDNVRVAGLLNCIMDMVEKTRRSLTVLRRCQEADREEMNHWIRRYSDVEDMKKGGSNGQPRPPPPPVPLPPHNSSSNTPNNVETQQPIEIHRDFLHRPASGYLPEEIWRKVGATSIPLSPALKQLQNKQEEAVNEVKRQAMSELQKAVSDAERKAHEMISAERSKMERALAEARKQASEDALTVINQQEDSSESLQSCWNCGRKASETCSGCNTARYCGSFCQHKDWEKHHHVCGQGLQGLPGGSSVPLGTPSSSAPPTHSESTPPGPLSLPGQTSGGGGGSLSGSPKEASSSSASRSTTPATPALLDATSR, via the exons acagacacccaggcagaccagagaggagagcagcCCAGCCGTGCAGCACAGGGCCAGGCAGGGTACCTGTCTACATTTGTCCATGGCTGGGAGCGGGGACATTGCAGTCCTACTGGCAGGAGCCACCAGCTCAATATACCAGTATTGATGCAGGGactg gtAGCACAGAACAGAAGGTTGGAACGATGCCCGATTCACCTGCTGATGTCAAAACCCAGCCCAGGTTGACTCCGCCCACAATGCCACCTCCACCCCCGGCCGTCAGCCAGGCACCCAATCGCAACGCTTCATTCACACCCACCACCAGTAGGTCAA tgctGAACGGGAGCAGTCACTCGAGTCACTCGCCCACTTCGCTCAACGGGGCGCCCTCTACACCCAACGGCTTCAGCAACGGCCCCGCCATGTCGTCCACCGCCTCCCTGTCCAATCAGCAGCTGCCGCCGGCCTGTGGCGCCCGCCAGCTCTGCAAGCTCAAGCGCTTCCTCACCACGCTGCAGCAGTTCGGCAACGACATCTCGCCCGAGATCGGAGAGCGAGTCCGCAGTCTGGTGCTGGGCCTGGTG AATTCCACCCTGACCATAGAAGAGTTCCACTCCAAACTCCAGGAGGCTACCAACTTCCCGCTGCGTCCCTTTGTCATTCCATTCCTCAAG gcaAACCTGCCCCTGCTTCAGAGGGAGCTCCTCCACTGTGCACGGATGGCCAAGCAGACACCCGCCCAGTATCTGGCCCAGCATGAGCAGCTGCTGCTGGACGCCAACGCCAGCTCGCCCCTGGACTCCTCTGAGATCATGATGGAGATCAACGAGCATGGCAAGAGGAGGACCCCCGACAG GACCAAAGACTCAGAGAGAGACGTGCACCACCCGGAGCACCTGGCCAAGCGACCCTGCACCATCAGCCCCAGCCAGCGCTTCAGTCCCAGCACTGGCCTGCCAGCCCACCCACCCCCCAACGGCCTGCCCACGCACCCCCCCAACGGCCTGTCTCACCCCAACCCCCCTGCCCCCCAACACTACCGGCTGGAGGACATGGCTCTGGCCCACCACTACCGCGACGCCTACCGCCACACAGCAGAGCACCGCGAGGCTCGGGACAGGCACCGgcagacag cCGTGCATGGAGCACGTCAGGAGGAAGTGATCGATCACCGCCTGACAGATCGGGAGTGGGCCGAGGAGTGGAAGCACCTCGATAATGTACGTGTTGCTGGG CTGCTCAACTGCATCATGGACATGGTGGAGAAGACACGGCGGTCTCTCACGGTGCTGCGGCGTTGCCAGGAGGCCGACCGCGAGGAGATGAACCACTGGATCCGACGCTACAGCGACGTGGAAGATATGAAAAAAGGTGGGAGCAACGGCCAGCcacgccctcctcctcctcctgtacctCTACCTCCTCACAACTCCTCCTCCAACACTCCTAACAACGTCGAGACACAGCAGCCCATAG AGATTCATAGGGACTTCCTGCACAGACCTGCGTCTGGCTACCTACCTGAGGAGATCTGGAGGAAGGTTG GTGCTACAAGTATCCCACTCTCCCCAGCACTGAAGCAACTCCAAAACAAGCAGG aggaGGCAGTGAACGAGGTGAAGAGGCAGGCGATGTCGGAGCTACAGAAGGCTGTGTCAGACGCTGAGAGGAAGGCCCATGAGATGATCTCCGCTGAGAGGTCCAAGATGGAGAGAGCGCTGGCCGAGGCCAGGAAACAGGCCTCTGAGGATGCACTGACCGTCATCAACCAGCAGGAGGACTCCAGCGAA TCTCTCCAGAGCTGCTGGAACTGTGGACGCAAGGCCAGTGAGACGTGCAGTGGCTGCAACACGGCACGCTACTGCGGCTCCTTCTGCCAGCACAAAGACTGGGAGAAGCACCACCACGTCTGTGGCCAGGGTCTACAGGGCCTCCCCGGGGGCAGCAGTGTTCCTCTGGGCACCCCGTCCTCCAGCGCACCCCCTACACACTCAGAGAGCACCCCCCCTGGTCCACTCTCCCTGCCCGGCCAGACCAGCGGTGGTGGGGGAGGCAGTCTCTCCGGGAGTCCTAAGGAGGCTAGCTCCAGCAGTGCCTCACGCTCCACCACCCCAGCGACCCCTGCACTGCTGGACGCCACCTCTCGCTGA
- the LOC110506413 gene encoding protein CBFA2T3 isoform X5, whose protein sequence is MQSMAAEVHLERQRRSDLRRASTSASTSANFTAPPRVPTVMLTSHRGMLCRRNPHRLESGNPNLATRSHRTANQDRHPGRPERRAAQPCSTGPGRVPVYICPWLGAGTLQSYWQEPPAQYTSIDAGTGSTEQKVGTMPDSPADVKTQPRLTPPTMPPPPPAVSQAPNRNASFTPTTMLNGSSHSSHSPTSLNGAPSTPNGFSNGPAMSSTASLSNQQLPPACGARQLCKLKRFLTTLQQFGNDISPEIGERVRSLVLGLVNSTLTIEEFHSKLQEATNFPLRPFVIPFLKANLPLLQRELLHCARMAKQTPAQYLAQHEQLLLDANASSPLDSSEIMMEINEHGKRRTPDRTKDSERDVHHPEHLAKRPCTISPSQRFSPSTGLPAHPPPNGLPTHPPNGLSHPNPPAPQHYRLEDMALAHHYRDAYRHTAEHREARDRHRQTAVHGARQEEVIDHRLTDREWAEEWKHLDNLLNCIMDMVEKTRRSLTVLRRCQEADREEMNHWIRRYSDVEDMKKGGSNGQPRPPPPPVPLPPHNSSSNTPNNVETQQPIEIHRDFLHRPASGYLPEEIWRKVGATSIPLSPALKQLQNKQEEAVNEVKRQAMSELQKAVSDAERKAHEMISAERSKMERALAEARKQASEDALTVINQQEDSSESLQSCWNCGRKASETCSGCNTARYCGSFCQHKDWEKHHHVCGQGLQGLPGGSSVPLGTPSSSAPPTHSESTPPGPLSLPGQTSGGGGGSLSGSPKEASSSSASRSTTPATPALLDATSR, encoded by the exons acagacacccaggcagaccagagaggagagcagcCCAGCCGTGCAGCACAGGGCCAGGCAGGGTACCTGTCTACATTTGTCCATGGCTGGGAGCGGGGACATTGCAGTCCTACTGGCAGGAGCCACCAGCTCAATATACCAGTATTGATGCAGGGactg gtAGCACAGAACAGAAGGTTGGAACGATGCCCGATTCACCTGCTGATGTCAAAACCCAGCCCAGGTTGACTCCGCCCACAATGCCACCTCCACCCCCGGCCGTCAGCCAGGCACCCAATCGCAACGCTTCATTCACACCCACCACCA tgctGAACGGGAGCAGTCACTCGAGTCACTCGCCCACTTCGCTCAACGGGGCGCCCTCTACACCCAACGGCTTCAGCAACGGCCCCGCCATGTCGTCCACCGCCTCCCTGTCCAATCAGCAGCTGCCGCCGGCCTGTGGCGCCCGCCAGCTCTGCAAGCTCAAGCGCTTCCTCACCACGCTGCAGCAGTTCGGCAACGACATCTCGCCCGAGATCGGAGAGCGAGTCCGCAGTCTGGTGCTGGGCCTGGTG AATTCCACCCTGACCATAGAAGAGTTCCACTCCAAACTCCAGGAGGCTACCAACTTCCCGCTGCGTCCCTTTGTCATTCCATTCCTCAAG gcaAACCTGCCCCTGCTTCAGAGGGAGCTCCTCCACTGTGCACGGATGGCCAAGCAGACACCCGCCCAGTATCTGGCCCAGCATGAGCAGCTGCTGCTGGACGCCAACGCCAGCTCGCCCCTGGACTCCTCTGAGATCATGATGGAGATCAACGAGCATGGCAAGAGGAGGACCCCCGACAG GACCAAAGACTCAGAGAGAGACGTGCACCACCCGGAGCACCTGGCCAAGCGACCCTGCACCATCAGCCCCAGCCAGCGCTTCAGTCCCAGCACTGGCCTGCCAGCCCACCCACCCCCCAACGGCCTGCCCACGCACCCCCCCAACGGCCTGTCTCACCCCAACCCCCCTGCCCCCCAACACTACCGGCTGGAGGACATGGCTCTGGCCCACCACTACCGCGACGCCTACCGCCACACAGCAGAGCACCGCGAGGCTCGGGACAGGCACCGgcagacag cCGTGCATGGAGCACGTCAGGAGGAAGTGATCGATCACCGCCTGACAGATCGGGAGTGGGCCGAGGAGTGGAAGCACCTCGATAAT CTGCTCAACTGCATCATGGACATGGTGGAGAAGACACGGCGGTCTCTCACGGTGCTGCGGCGTTGCCAGGAGGCCGACCGCGAGGAGATGAACCACTGGATCCGACGCTACAGCGACGTGGAAGATATGAAAAAAGGTGGGAGCAACGGCCAGCcacgccctcctcctcctcctgtacctCTACCTCCTCACAACTCCTCCTCCAACACTCCTAACAACGTCGAGACACAGCAGCCCATAG AGATTCATAGGGACTTCCTGCACAGACCTGCGTCTGGCTACCTACCTGAGGAGATCTGGAGGAAGGTTG GTGCTACAAGTATCCCACTCTCCCCAGCACTGAAGCAACTCCAAAACAAGCAGG aggaGGCAGTGAACGAGGTGAAGAGGCAGGCGATGTCGGAGCTACAGAAGGCTGTGTCAGACGCTGAGAGGAAGGCCCATGAGATGATCTCCGCTGAGAGGTCCAAGATGGAGAGAGCGCTGGCCGAGGCCAGGAAACAGGCCTCTGAGGATGCACTGACCGTCATCAACCAGCAGGAGGACTCCAGCGAA TCTCTCCAGAGCTGCTGGAACTGTGGACGCAAGGCCAGTGAGACGTGCAGTGGCTGCAACACGGCACGCTACTGCGGCTCCTTCTGCCAGCACAAAGACTGGGAGAAGCACCACCACGTCTGTGGCCAGGGTCTACAGGGCCTCCCCGGGGGCAGCAGTGTTCCTCTGGGCACCCCGTCCTCCAGCGCACCCCCTACACACTCAGAGAGCACCCCCCCTGGTCCACTCTCCCTGCCCGGCCAGACCAGCGGTGGTGGGGGAGGCAGTCTCTCCGGGAGTCCTAAGGAGGCTAGCTCCAGCAGTGCCTCACGCTCCACCACCCCAGCGACCCCTGCACTGCTGGACGCCACCTCTCGCTGA